One part of the Phragmites australis chromosome 3, lpPhrAust1.1, whole genome shotgun sequence genome encodes these proteins:
- the LOC133912403 gene encoding ABSCISIC ACID-INSENSITIVE 5-like protein 2 produces the protein MGAKAMSSHGSGAGGGALSRQGSVCSLTFSEVDGQLHGVNLDELLRAAGSGKKTVDEVWRDIQGAGGCPRAQMTLEDFLSRAGAPADAADTDARSWAQQYQPAPAQLGHHPTVGRPVPRPLGVGAGPVLDALYHEGNGGCAAAAGRKRAAGAEGAVVERSTVERRKKRMIKNRESAARSRARKQAYTNELENKISRLEEENERLRRHKAPEPVVQYVPQLEIKNQLRRTNSANF, from the exons ATGGGAGCCAAGGCAATGTCGTCCCACGGGAGCGGGGCCGGCGGGGGGGCCCTGTCGCGGCAGGGCTCGGTGTGCAGCCTCACGTTCAGCGAGGTGGACGGCCAACTCCACGGCGTCAACCTGGACGAACTCCTCCGCGCGGCCGGCTCGGGCAAGAAGACTGTGGACGAGGTGTGGCGGGACATCCAGGGCGCCGGGGGCTGCCCGCGGGCCCAAATGACGCTGGAGGACTTCCTGTCCAGGGCCGGCGCGCCCGCCGACGCCGCGGACACCGACGCGCGCAGCTGGGCGCAGCAGTACCAGCCGGCTCCAGCGCAGCTGGGCCACCACCCAACTGTCGGGCGCCCCGTGCCGCGGCCGCTCGGCGTTGGCGCCGGGCCGGTGCTCGACGCGCTGTACCACGAGGGCAACGGAGGCTGCGCCGCGGCGGCCGGGCGGAAGCGGGCTGCGGGCGCCGAGGGCGCCGTAGTTGAGAGGTCGACGGTGGAGCGGCGCAAGAAGCGGATGATCAAGAACCGCGAGTCGGCAGCGAGGTCGCGCGCGCGGAAGCAG GCGTACACGAACGAGCTGGAGAACAAGATCTCGCGcctggaggaggagaacgagCGGCTCAGGAGGCACAAG GCACCGGAGCCGGTAGTGCAGTATGTACCGCAACTGGAGATAAAGAATCAGCTCCGGCGGACTAACTCGGCCAACTTCTGA